GCGCCGATGATCTACCTACGCCCGGTCCTCAGACGCCCCCTTGATTCCGCTGGCCAGACCGGTACCAGGAACACTCACGAGTCTCGCCATTAGCTTAACAACCCCGAAAGCCAAGCGAACTCAATTTGCCCCATAAGGCCGGTCTCTTAAATCTAAGTTTGGCCCTAGTTCATGCTCGGTCTGCACTTATAGTCGGGAGGTCCCTGTCCATCGTAGAGGGAGACGGATTCGGTGAGGGTTTCCGAGTACTTTGGTCTCGACAGAAATCAGCCAGCCCTGGACTTTCTCGACGTATACGTAGATCGGGACGTGCCCCTTTTCATTGATCCACGGGCTATCCGCATCCAAGAAACTGAGTGGTCCAAGAGCTGCGAAGCTCTGTTGCAATCCTTCTTCACGGAGGTGCTATTAGCCCTGGTGCCAACGAATTACAGTCGCCTTACTGAACTTCTTGGAGAATTAAAGGAGCCAAATGAGACGCACCTAGGCTATTCGAAGACGGCAGGAAGGGGGCGTGGTCTCGGAGGTGTAGATGCGGAGAACTTGATTCAACGTCTCATGGAAAGCCCAGCGGCTCAGTCTGGCCTGCTTTCCGACCTGGAAGACTCTGCACTTTTTGTCGAAGGTATTGACCTCGACATCATGTCGGACATGACCACACACATAATCAGAGGGGCCCTGATTGGCTACACCCAGCGCGCCTGTAGCTATTACGCTATACCGATGGAGTTGCAAAAGAGTGGACCCGTGTGGAGTCCAGATGCTTTGGAGTGGCATGAGGATCAAGTGGAACTGCCGAGCATCGACGGCGAGCGACTTCTGCTAGTGCCCAGATCAATCGCTCGCAAGATCCCCGTTCTCGATAGAAAGAAGTTTTATCGCAGGCTGGTGACGGAGCATTTGATGGACAAAGAAAAGGACTCCGCATCTAAGCTGGTTCAGCTACTCAAAAGTGGTGACCAAGAGGCTTATCGCAAAGAGCTGGCGATGAAGTATCCGGCGTCGAAGCTGGCGATTATCGAGTACAGCACGGAGTTCGAAGGCGCGCTGTCGAAGTATAAGGAAAGTCTAAATAAGACGAGTTCGCCCCCGCTATCGCACGAAAACTTGGCGCGCGAACTTGACGTGCCGACGCCGGACTATGACCAGTTGTTGTCAGATCTGCGCAGGGTCCCCGCTGGGAATGCCGGAGCAACGCTCTACCATCGGGCCGCGGAGAAGCTTCTCACGGCTTTGTTCTACCCGCATCTCGCCAATGTGCAACTAGAGAAGGAAATACATGAAGGTCGGAAGCGCATCGACATCTGTTATGACAACCTTTCTCCATACGGCACATTCTTCTGGCTAACGACCAACTACCATGCGCCCGTTGTTCCCGTTGAGTGTAAGAACTATGCCCGCGATATAGAGAACCCGGAACTTGATCAAATATCCAGTCGCTTCTCGGATCGGCGTGGATGGGTTGGAATGATTGTATGTCGAAGGTTAATGAAGAAGGATCTCTTTTTAAAGCGTTGTCGCGACACTGCTCACGATGGTCGCGGTTACATCCTGGCTTTTGACGACGAAGATTTGGTGGAAATGGTAAAGGAACGCAAGATTGCTGTCAGTGAGTCCAACAAGAATAGGCGGGCGCTGTTCAAGCTGGTTCGAGAGCGCCTAGACTTCTTGATCTCATAGAATTTTGACGCTGGTTAGAGAACGTATAGCAGCCACCTTTAGAGGCCATTCATCCCTAACGCTCACCTTCGCCGGGCACGGCGAAGGTGAGCGTTCGATCGTCAACCGCGGTATGGACCTAACGCGCCGCATTCAAATCGACATCGATGCCCGCCGTCCTCATCTCTCGGCCTAGCTCGAACCGCCAGTCGGATCCGAGGGAGGTGTAGAGCATTCCGCTTACGTCTGAAGGTAGCTCAACATCAGCTTCATGGATTGCGGCGACACGCTCGCGCCCAAGCGCTGAAATAAAGAATCCAAGTTCTAGAATGACGTTTTGTCGTGCACGTAGCCGAAGATCGGCTGAGCCCCGAACGCCGCCCTCATCGTCGCCAGTCAGCAATACGATGGCAAAGCCAATAGATTCTGCATGGTCCTCGAATTTTTCGATGATAGTGCGCCCGGAGTTAGGCATCTCGCGCAAGATCACCGGCTCCCGCTGTGTGACCTGCCTGATGAATCTGGCCACCGTTTGGAGCGTCGCATTGTCGTGGCCGTGCACGATGAAGACATCCTGTGCCGTACTGGGGACATCACGTCGCTTAGAAACCGTCTTAGGCGTGCTTTCCGGGTAGAGGGCGAGGCGATCCTTGATGGAGTTCAGACGCCGTATATCCGCCGAGATGTCTTCGATGAGTTCGCGGTATTCCTCGGCGGGGGTGGATGATCCGCCGAATCCAACGGTGATCCTACTGGAGTATTCATTTGCGAGTTCGGAGGTCGTGAATGAACGCTTCAGAAGCGTGACATTATATTCGCCCCAGCTGTAGTACTCGTTCCGGAGTTCTTTCAGGCTCCCTGGCTGAGCGATCTGCCGACTTTTGAACTCTTCTCCTAGCGCTATCCGATCCTCAAGCGCTGCCTGTAGATCGCCGCGCGAAACCAATAGGTTCGGTTCATTTTCTGTTGATCCGTGAGACGGCGGGTTAGATGCCATGGGAGTCGAGTACCTCGTGAGAGAAGTGAGTTCTTCGAAATCTTTATGAGTGGCGGTCGGTCGTGCCCGACTCCTACTGTTGAATTGCATAGGGACGAATTACAAGTGCCGGACCAGCTATCACAAGATCCTGTGGTTCGCTCGACCGCTTCTGCCCTTTGCGGCCAGATGCTCGCCGCTGCTCGCGGTTCAATTGCGAAAAACTTGCCATCCCAGGAATTTGGATTATTTCCTTCCTGTCGGTCTTGCTCACCCGCTCGACGACGCGGCCGTACACAGTGGCACGGCCGGCGAAGCGATCGACATTCACCTTCGTGTAAGAACGGTCCAAGTAGAGTAGGGCTGGCAGCTCGACTCCGTCGATATGGTCGATCTTGAACAGAACGGGGAATGTCTCGCGTATCAGTTCTTGCAGCTCAGACAACTGTTTGAGCGTTTCATCCTCGTTACCACTGATCGGGAGAAATCCTAGGCGCTGGCCTAGTTGCAGAAGGTTTTGAAGCTGGTCTGCGGCAGAGACCATAGCGATGAGTGGCGGGACGGTAAGTTGCCCAGAAAATTCACAAAAGCTGTTGTCCGTCGCGGTGTTCCACGTTGAGGTCAGGTCGGCTGCGGCGGCTGCCACCGTCTCGTACTCGTCGTTAGTGATTTCTCGCCATAGCTGACGAAACCGCTTGGCATTGCTCGCGTCTTCGGGCTGCTCGCCGCCTGCGGTCGAGGGAGTTCCTGACTCGTCGACCTCAGCAAGTAGGCGCTCGATCGCCGGTGAATCTATGTACAGGAACTCGCGAAACCTGCTCATATCACCTCTTTGTGATTGCGCGCGGTGCCATGTGAAGGATGCACAGACTAGCCGACCTCCCGGCTCGCGCTCACGGATGTGTTCCGACGGAGGTTTGCGCGTGCCCAACCCGTGCCCGATCGAACAGGGTTGGTGGGGGAGCCACGGTGAGTGGCGGTGATCCGGTCGACAGGTGCCCGGCCCGCGCGCTACCGAGGTCACCCGGCGTCGCCGAGGGCAGTCCTGGCAGTGTGGGGGTCAGGGGTTCGAGTCCCCTCAGCTCCACCCCAACAGGTCGACACAAACGCCCTGGTCGCTCGGTACGCCGAGCAGGCCAGGGCGTTCGTCTTCTCCGGCCGCCCTTCCGCGCGAGTCGTGCCGCCCGTGCCTCGGTACGCCTGTGGCCGTGTAGCCGACACCTGAACGTTGTTTCGACCGCCGCCATGACAACACTGAGTTGCAGACCGTGCGGCTGCCGCCGTGATCCGGGTACTGAAACGACTGCGCTGTCAGGCAGGGATCCGGGCATCGAGGGCGGCCTGGACGAACGCGCGGACCAGCGGCGTCTCGTTGGCGCTCCGCCACACCGCTGCGTACTGCAGGACCGGCGCATCGGTGATCGGTACGAACGTGATGTCACGACGCGACCGAGTGACGGCCACATGGACTCCGACGGGGGACACGACGGCACCGGTGGCGATCGCCGCAAGACCTTCCGCGAGCGTGGCCACGGTGTGCGCGCGCCGGATGGGCCGCCCGGCCGGCGTGACCAACGGAGTGTGCATCTCGAAGAGGTAGTCCGGAATGGGCCGGTCCAGACCCAACACCGGGTAATCGCCGAGGTCTTCCATCTCGACCTGATCCCGGTCGGCCAGCGGATGATCGGCGGCGACCGCCAACGCCAACCGCTCCGTGTGCGTGTGCGGCCCCACGGTGAGGTCGGGCTCACGGATCGGTAGCCAGAGCACCGCGATATCGATCCGGCCGGCACGCAGCCCGCCGAACGGGTCGGACACCACGATCTCGCGGAGGCGGAGCTCGCACTGGGGATGCCGCTGCCGGAACAGGTCGAGGACGGCCGCGATCTCCGTGTGGTGGGTGTCGAACGCGCCGACGGTCAGCGTGCCCGCATGCCCGCGTGCGGCGGCCGTAGCCTCGTCGATGCCCGCCATGATCTCGCCGTAGCCGGCGGCGAGCCGGTCGCGCAGTCGCTCGCCGAGTGGGGTGAGCCGCACGCGGCGGCTGGTCCGCTCGAACAGGGCACCGCCGATGCGCCGCTCCTGCTGTTTGATC
This DNA window, taken from Cryptosporangium minutisporangium, encodes the following:
- a CDS encoding nucleotide-binding protein, with the translated sequence MASNPPSHGSTENEPNLLVSRGDLQAALEDRIALGEEFKSRQIAQPGSLKELRNEYYSWGEYNVTLLKRSFTTSELANEYSSRITVGFGGSSTPAEEYRELIEDISADIRRLNSIKDRLALYPESTPKTVSKRRDVPSTAQDVFIVHGHDNATLQTVARFIRQVTQREPVILREMPNSGRTIIEKFEDHAESIGFAIVLLTGDDEGGVRGSADLRLRARQNVILELGFFISALGRERVAAIHEADVELPSDVSGMLYTSLGSDWRFELGREMRTAGIDVDLNAAR
- a CDS encoding DUF6414 family protein; the encoded protein is MSRFREFLYIDSPAIERLLAEVDESGTPSTAGGEQPEDASNAKRFRQLWREITNDEYETVAAAAADLTSTWNTATDNSFCEFSGQLTVPPLIAMVSAADQLQNLLQLGQRLGFLPISGNEDETLKQLSELQELIRETFPVLFKIDHIDGVELPALLYLDRSYTKVNVDRFAGRATVYGRVVERVSKTDRKEIIQIPGMASFSQLNREQRRASGRKGQKRSSEPQDLVIAGPALVIRPYAIQQ
- a CDS encoding LysR family transcriptional regulator, whose protein sequence is MELRDIEIFLKLAEELHFGRTAEHLRVSQARVSQSIKQQERRIGGALFERTSRRVRLTPLGERLRDRLAAGYGEIMAGIDEATAAARGHAGTLTVGAFDTHHTEIAAVLDLFRQRHPQCELRLREIVVSDPFGGLRAGRIDIAVLWLPIREPDLTVGPHTHTERLALAVAADHPLADRDQVEMEDLGDYPVLGLDRPIPDYLFEMHTPLVTPAGRPIRRAHTVATLAEGLAAIATGAVVSPVGVHVAVTRSRRDITFVPITDAPVLQYAAVWRSANETPLVRAFVQAALDARIPA